Proteins found in one Salvia splendens isolate huo1 unplaced genomic scaffold, SspV2 ctg313, whole genome shotgun sequence genomic segment:
- the LOC121789709 gene encoding uncharacterized protein LOC121789709: MEHKTDNVISGARVGSSPSIPVSQLSAGSTGGSYAGRVVEVHNSKFNNQTLSGSRSYGSSYPVVGGNAGQSVAGSHPNAWGIRKEASSMKEPAAAAWSAPEAETKLAHASALEKISSGRWSSNQQMNPQKDAAVFGHPETEGKFEYNSSNAHIRKTYNRLDVVADSDYQDVGLVVHAERSLTFHGGGREVPQAYDRAKSAVRVDSYEKSTPATANGFQSIQSAFSSESSERPKLKLLPRSKPLENIESPIDQKQRYEQTSDNLHMEDNLEVKNSIVGDRAPERPKLNLKPRFQSHEQLEGNKEVKRGTVFGEARPRELVLKARGVEDDLINCEGQPALRVKEVSPKSEGIPTNQRMAKYSNRRENQLDVERSDSQRRNNKQSEIWRNNKDAEKNRNQQPKQPQDRAPSPETWRKPIEHGKPAPTDAPMRFGKAASAVELAQAFSKSVSDPTAADRASGPRGIPGRNQMPFSRLTGPTPRPQINGY, from the exons ATGGAGCATAAGACAGATAATGTTATATCTGGTGCTAGAGTTGGTAGTAGTCCTTCCATTCCTGTATCCCAGCTATCAGCTGGCTCCACTGGTGGCTCTTATGCAGGGAGGGTTGTTGAAGTGCACAATTCGAAGTTCAACAATCAAACTTTAAGTGGCAGTCGCAGTTATGGGTCGAGTTATCCAGTTGTTGGTGGCAATGCTGGGCAATCGGTGGCTGGATCACATCCAAATGCCTGGGGGATAAGGAAGGAGGCTTCTAGCATGAAAGAGCCTGCAGCTGCTGCATGGTCAGCTCCAGAGGCCGAGACAAAGTTAGCCCATGCCAGTGCACTCGAGAAGATCTCATCTGGTCGGTGGAGCTCAAACCAACAAATGAATCCTCAAAAAGATGCTGCAGTCTTTGGACATCCCGAAACCGAGGGGAAGTTTGAGTATAATTCTAGTAATGCACACATTAGGAAAACCTACAATAGGTTAGATGTGGTTGCTGACTCAGACTATCAAGACGTTGGTTTGGTTGTGCATGCCGAAAGAAGTCTAACATTTCACGGTGGTGGAAGGGAGGTGCCACAAGCTTATGATAGGGCAAAATCTGCCGTACGTGTGGATTCATATGAGAAAAGCACTCCTGCTACTGCTAACGGTTTCCAGTCGATTCAGTCAGCATTTTCTTCAGAATCGTCAGAAAGACCTAAGCTCAAATTACTTCCAAGATCTAAACCATTGGAAAATATAGAATCTCCAATTGATCAAAAGCAG AGATATGAGCAGACTAGTGATAATCTCCACATGGAGGACAACCTTGAAGTTAAAAACTCTATTGTTGGTGATCGAGCTCCAGAGCGCCCAAAACTGAATTTGAAGCCGCGGTTTCAATCCCATGAGCAACTAGAAGGAAACAAAGAAGTCAAAAG AGGGACTGTTTTTGGGGAAGCTCGGCCTCGGGAATTG GTTCTTAAGGCACGTGGGGTTGAAGATGACTTAATCAACTGCGAGGGTCAACCTGCATTGAG GGTGAAGGAAGTTTCTCCAAAGTCTGAAGGTATTCCTACCAATCAAAGGATGGCTAAATACTCTAACAGGCGAGAAAACCAGCTGGATGTTGAGAGAAGCGATTCACAAAGGAGGAACAACAAGCAAAGCGAAATATGGAGAAATAATAAAGATGCTGAGAAGAATCGGAACCAGCAACCAAAACAGCCACAGGATAGGGCACCATCTCCAGAGACTTGGCGAAAACCTATTGAACATGGCAAGCCAGCACCAACAGATGCCCCCATGCGATTTGGGAAAGCAGCATCTGCAGTTGAGCTGGCCCAGGCCTTCTCAAAATCAGTATCAGATCCAACTGCTGCTGATCGAGCGTCTGGCCCTAGAGGCATCCCTGGTCGCAATCAGATGCCCTTTTCCAGACTTACGGGCCCAACACCAAGGCCTCAGATCAATGGTTACTGA
- the LOC121789708 gene encoding LOW QUALITY PROTEIN: exo-alpha-bergamotene synthase-like (The sequence of the model RefSeq protein was modified relative to this genomic sequence to represent the inferred CDS: inserted 1 base in 1 codon) — protein sequence MEEVIRRSANYEASIWDDDYIQSFASPYTGEKYVREAEKQKDLVRILIHETEQELDQLHLIDNMTRLGVSGHFKDLIAKLLTNIYEAQEWCEKDLHFTSLKFRLLRQHAYHVPQEVFCSLMDEEGNFKASLCEDVRGLVSLYEASNLSMEGESIMDLAKDFSLNQLARRLDQITEPCLKEQVRHALEVPLHWRLQKLEARWFIQAYENTSEANLTLVELAKLEYNMVQATYQQELKRLSSWYKETSLPEKLGFARHRLAECFLWAMGFVPEHHLGYSREIMTKIAVFITIIDDIYDVYGTLEELQLFTDTIERWDINSLDSLPEYMKICFLALFNSVNELAYHILRDQGFLVISNLKNLWAELCRAYYLEAAWFHSGYVPTTYEYLNTAWISISGPLLLFYGYFTTNLINKNELKSLEQYPGIIRWPSTVLRLADDLGTSSDEMKRGDVPKTMECYMKETGCSEEDARKHIKQVIDTALKRMNKEILMENPIKNFGQTAMNLGRISLCMYQHGDGFGLPHSETXKNLVSLLVQPFSMP from the exons ATGGAGGAGGTCATCAGGAGGTCAGCAAACTACGAAGCCAGTATCTGGGACGACGATTACATTCAGTCGTTCGCAAGTCCATACACG GGGGAGAAGTACGTTCGCGAAGCTGAGAAGCAGAAAGATCTGGTGAGAATACTGATCCACGAAACTGAACAAGAGCTCGACCAGCTTCACCTTATCGACAATATGACGAGACTAGGTGTATCTGGCCACTTCAAGGACCTGATAGCTAAACTGTTGACCAACATTTATGAGGCACAAGAATGGTGTGAAAAGGACTTGCATTTCACATCTCTCAAATTCAGACTTCTCAGACAGCATGCTTATCATGTTCCTCAAG AGGTTTTCTGTAGTTTGATGGATGAGGAAGGAAATTTCAAAGCCTCCCTTTGTGAAGATGTGAGAGGGCTCGTATCTCTGTATGAAGCTTCGAATCTAAGCATGGAGGGGGAAAGCATAATGGATTTAGCCAAAGATTTCTCTCTGAATCAACTTGCTCGAAGGCTCGACCAAATCACAGAGCCGTGTCTAAAGGAGCAAGTGAGGCATGCTTTGGAGGTTCCTCTGCATTGGAGATTGCAGAAGCTAGAAGCCAGGTGGTTCATACAAGCGTACGAGAATACCTCTGAAGCAAACCTTACTCTGGTGGAACTGGCTAAGTTGGAGTATAACATGGTACAAGCAACATACCAGCAAGAGCTCAAGCGACTGTCAAG TTGGTATAAAGAGACCAGTCTACCGGAAAAGCTGGGGTTTGCAAGGCACCGGTTGGCAGAGTGCTTCTTGTGGGCTATGGGATTTGTTCCGGAGCATCATCTTGGATATTCAAGGGAGATTATGACCAAGATAGCTGTGTTTATCaccataatagatgacatatACGACGTTTATGGCACCTTGGAAGAACTTCAGTTGTTCACTGACACAATCGAGAG GTGGGATATTAATTCACTGGACAGCCTTCCAGAATATATGAAGATTTGCTTCTTAGCTCTCTTCAATTCTGTGAATGAATTGGCTTATCATATACTCAGAGACCAAGGTTTCCTTGTCATCTCTAATCTTAAGAATCTG TGGGCAGAACTGTGTAGAGCTTACTACTTAGAAGCAGCATGGTTTCACAGCGGTTATGTCCCAACCACATATGAGTACCTAAATACAGCTTGGATTTCCATTTCTGGCCCTCTACTTCTTTTTTATGGTTACTTCACCACAAATCTTATCAACAAGAATGAATTGAAGAGCTTAGAGCAATATCCTGGCATCATTCGTTGGCCATCCACAGTTCTTCGTCTGGCCGATGACTTGGGAACTTCATCT GACGAAATGAAACGAGGGGATGTTCCAAAAACAATGGAGTGCTACATGAAGGAGACGGGATGCTCTGAGGAGGATGCTCGCAAGCATATAAAGCAGGTGATAGACACGGCACTGAAGCGAATGAACAAAGAGATATTGATGGAGAATCCCATAAAGAATTTTGGGCAGACTGCCATGAACCTTGGACGAATCTCACTCTGCATGTATCAGCATGGAGATGGCTTCGGCCTTCCCCATTCCGAAA AGAAAAATCTGGTGTCCCTTCTCGTTCAGCCCTTTTCGATGCCTTGA